A region of Arabidopsis thaliana chromosome 5, partial sequence DNA encodes the following proteins:
- a CDS encoding Leucine-rich repeat protein kinase family protein (Leucine-rich repeat protein kinase family protein; FUNCTIONS IN: protein serine/threonine kinase activity, kinase activity, ATP binding; INVOLVED IN: transmembrane receptor protein tyrosine kinase signaling pathway, protein amino acid phosphorylation; LOCATED IN: endomembrane system; EXPRESSED IN: 21 plant structures; EXPRESSED DURING: 13 growth stages; CONTAINS InterPro DOMAIN/s: Protein kinase, catalytic domain (InterPro:IPR000719), Leucine-rich repeat (InterPro:IPR001611), Serine/threonine-protein kinase-like domain (InterPro:IPR017442), Protein kinase-like domain (InterPro:IPR011009); BEST Arabidopsis thaliana protein match is: Leucine-rich repeat protein kinase family protein (TAIR:AT5G67200.1); Has 1807 Blast hits to 1807 proteins in 277 species: Archae - 0; Bacteria - 0; Metazoa - 736; Fungi - 347; Plants - 385; Viruses - 0; Other Eukaryotes - 339 (source: NCBI BLink).) — MLLRCNLPISGFLLFCFLFTIVASSSSSSNHTKRVFHSHRDVSALLRFKSKADLWNKINTSSHFCQWWGVTCYGNRVVRLVIEDLYLGGRLIPDSVNKLDQLRVLSLKNTSLTGPLPDFSGLVNLKSLFLDHNSFSGSFPLSVLAFHRLRTLDFSFNNLTGPIPSGLVLSDRLIYLRLDSNRFNGPVPPLNQSTLHTFNVSVNNLTGAVPVTTVLLRFGISSFLKNPNLCGEIVHKECNPRAKFFTPVTAAPSPKMVLGQIAQIGGARLSRPSQNKHSRFFVILGFISGAFILFISVACLIGAVKRRRSKTEKQKGKESTAVVTFDAAETAEVAAAIEQESEIEEKVKKLQATKSGSLVFCAGEAHVYTMDQLMTASAELLGRGTVGTTYKALLDSRLIVTVKRLDAIRLAGVGRDKFEHHMESVGALGHPNLVPLRAYFQAKEERLLIYDYLPNGSLSSLVHGTKSSRATPLHWTSCLKIAEDVAQGLSYIHQAWQLVHGNLKSSNVLLGQDFEACIADYCLVALATNPPLTSNDGQEDADAAAYKPPEARHKSLNYQSVKADVYSFGILLLELLTGKQPSKIPVLPLDEMIEWVRKVREEGEKKNGNWREDRDKFGMLTEVAVACSLASPEQRPTMWQVLKMLQEIKEAAVMEECELVMDSANSESS, encoded by the exons ATGCTTCTTCGATGTAACTTACCCATTTCtgggtttcttctcttctgtttcCTCTTTACcattgttgcttcttcttcttcttcctccaaccACACAAAGCGCGTGTTTCATTCTCACCGTGACGTTTCTGCTTTGTTACGTTTTAAATCCAAAGCTGATTTATGGAACAAGATAAACACGAGCTCTCATTTTTGTCAATGGTGGGGTGTTACGTGTTATGGAAACAGAGTTGTTCGTTTGGTTATTGAAGATCTTTATCTTGGAGGGCGACTCATTCCTGACTCAGTTAATAAACTCGACCAGCTTCGAGTTCTGAGTCTCAAGAACACTTCCTTAACCGGACCGTTACCAGATTTCTCCGGTTTGGTTAATCTCAAATCATTATTCCTCGATCACAACTCTTTTTCCGGTTCGTTTCCTCTCTCGGTTCTCGCTTTTCACCGGTTAAGAACTCTCGATTTCTCCTTCAATAACCTCACCGGTCCAATCCCATCCGGTTTAGTTCTCTCCGACCGGTTGATTTATCTCCGACTTGATTCGAATCGGTTCAACGGTCCCGTCCCGCCTTTAAACCAATCCACGCTTCATACATTCAATGTTTCGGTTAACAACTTAACCGGTGCTGTACCGGTGACAACCGTTCTGTTACGATTCGGtatttcttcatttctcaaaaaccctaatctctgCGGTGAGATTGTTCACAAAGAATGCAATCCGAGAGCCAAATTCTTCACTCCGGTAACGGCGGCGCCGTCACCGAAGATGGTTCTCGGTCAAATAGCGCAAATAGGCGGCGCAAGATTATCCCGGCCAAGTCAAAACAAACATTCACGATTTTTTGTGATTCTCGGTTTTATCTCCGGCGCTTTTATCCTCTTCATCTCCGTCGCGTGCCTTATCGGCGCAGTGAAGAGACGAAGAAGCAAAACCGAGAAACAAAAGGGGAAAGAATCAACGGCGGTTGTGACATTTGACGCGGCGGAGACGGCGGAAGTAGCGGCGGCGATAGAACAAGAGAGTGAGATagaagagaaagtgaagaagctaCAAGCGACAAAAAGTGGGAGTTTAGTATTCTGTGCGGGTGAGGCACACGTTTATACGATGGACCAACTAATGACAGCATCAGCTGAGTTATTAGGTCGAGGAACAGTGGGGACCACTTATAAAGCGTTGCTTGATAGCCGTTTGATCGTCACGGTGAAGAGATTAGATGCCATTAGATTAGCGGGTGTAGGGAGAGACAAATTTGAGCATCACATGGAATCAGTTGGTGCTTTAGGGCATCCGAATTTGGTTCCACTCAGAGCTTATTTTCAGGCCAAGGAAGAGAGGTTAttgatttatgattatttgCCAAATGGCAGTCTCTCGTCTCTTGTCCACG GTACAAAATCGTCGAGGGCAACGCCATTGCATTGGACATCTTGTTTGAAGATAGCAGAAGACGTCGCTCAGGGTCTCTCTTACATCCACCAAGCATGGCAGCTAGTTCACGGCAATCTCAAATCCTCTAATGTCCTTCTTGGACAAGACTTTGAAGCTTGTATTGCTGATTACTGTCTCGTTGCTCTTGCAACAAACCCTCCTCTAACATCCAATGACGGTCAAGAAGACGCGGATGCAGCAGCCTATAAACCCCCTGAAGCTCGACACAAGAGTCTAAATTATCAATCGGTTAAGGCTGATGTATACTCCTTTGGGATTCTTCTCTTGGAGCTTTTGACAGGGAAGCAACCTTCGAAGATTCCGGTTTTGCCTTTGGATGAGATGATCGAATGGGTGAGGAAAGTGAGAGAGGAaggtgagaagaagaatgggaATTGGAGAGAAGATAGGGATAAATTCGGAATGTTGACTGAAGTTGCGGTAGCTTGTAGCTTAGCATCGCCGGAACAGAGACCGACGATGTGGCAAGTGTTGAAAATGTTGCAAGAGATTAAAGAAGCGGCTGTGATGGAAGAGTGTGAACTTGTTATGGATTCTGCTAATTCTGAAAgctcttaa
- a CDS encoding Cysteine/Histidine-rich C1 domain family protein (Cysteine/Histidine-rich C1 domain family protein; INVOLVED IN: intracellular signaling pathway; LOCATED IN: cellular_component unknown; EXPRESSED IN: male gametophyte, root, flower, pollen tube; EXPRESSED DURING: L mature pollen stage, M germinated pollen stage, 4 anthesis; CONTAINS InterPro DOMAIN/s: Protein kinase C-like, phorbol ester/diacylglycerol binding (InterPro:IPR002219), DC1 (InterPro:IPR004146), C1-like (InterPro:IPR011424); BEST Arabidopsis thaliana protein match is: Cysteine/Histidine-rich C1 domain family protein (TAIR:AT5G43040.1); Has 1807 Blast hits to 1807 proteins in 277 species: Archae - 0; Bacteria - 0; Metazoa - 736; Fungi - 347; Plants - 385; Viruses - 0; Other Eukaryotes - 339 (source: NCBI BLink).): protein MEEEIADGGILSPFHNHPLYPTDDSSTPCVGCGEETAGKHACHICHEINVHKGCLEIINPSSPAHPLSLTDRFDDYIKCTICHWVFHRYMYYCSFSGLPVCKQCVRKPFILDPEKAHEHPLLIFLKGSFSFPCDACGVNDANSCLCLCIPCRFTIHMDCVYLPRVICVNRHDHRISHVPRLGSGNWSCGVCRKEVNGMYGAYSCLTCTFVVHSRCAIRSNVWDGIELEGVPEEDPANLLPFYVVEEGLIKHFTHEHNLRLVNEDDILHDISKQCYGCVLPIFFNSCYICTLCDFVLHETCANLSKKKRHPSESRRLTLYDEYYVNSLMRKGPFICFVCNQRCSGFAYVEDSERRDGLKIDVRCVSIYDGYVHKSQPHSMLVVPDNWSTCSICGKGGEHMWSLTGQDDLFMCYKCATIPELAMHKYDVHPLSLQFGEMAKGDYWCDICEKILDPQKWFYTCDLCCTTLHIDCVLGMEPYMRVGSTFHLKRFVLEVLSNYSASRPHCYTCSSRINDLIVYKSKDVYFCSLMCIKKSPKLDSGLYWSNMYDFTEPDLHLSNFFHDDS from the coding sequence ATGGAGGAAGAGATTGCTGATGGTGGAATTCTATCTCCGTTTCACAACCATCCTTTATACCCAACAGACGATTCGTCGACTCCGTGCGTTGGGTGTGGTGAAGAGACAGCTGGAAAACACGCTTGCCATATTTGCCATGAGATCAACGTCCATAAGGGTTGCCTTGAAATCATCAACCCTTCCAGTCCCGCACATCCTCTATCCTTAACCGACAGATTTGACGATTATATCAAATGTACCATATGTCACTGGGTATTTCACAGATATATGTATTATTGTTCCTTTTCTGGTCTCCCTGTTTGTAAACAATGTGTGAGGAAGCCCTTTATTCTTGACCCGGAAAAGGCACACGAGCATCCACTCCTCATCTTTCTTAAAGggtctttctcttttccttgtGATGCGTGTGGAGTGAACGATGCTAATTCAtgtctttgtctatgtatccCATGTCGTTTCACCATCCACATGGACTGTGTCTACTTACCGCGAGTCATATGTGTTAACCGTCATGATCACCGCATCTCGCATGTTCCTCGTCTAGGCTCAGGAAATTGGAGTTGCGGGGTGTGTCGTAAGGAGGTCAACGGCATGTATGGGGCTTATTCATGCTTGACCTGCACTTTCGTTGTTCATTCAAGATGTGCAATAAGGAGTAATGTTTGGGATGGGATAGAATTGGAAGGGGTGCCTGAAGAAGACCCGGCAAATCTTTTGCCATTCTATGTGGTAGAAGAGGGGCTGATCAAACATTTTACTCACGAACACAATCTAAGACTCGTCAATGAGGATGATATCCTTCATGATATAAGCAAGCAATGCTATGGGTGCGTCCTTCCAATCTTTTTTAATTCATGCTACATATGCACGCTTTGTGATTTCGTACTACATGAAACATGTGCTAACCTCTCCAAGAAGAAAAGGCATCCGTCTGAGAGTCGGAGATTGACTCTGTATGATGAGTATTACGTAAATTCACTTATGAGGAAGGGTCCTTTCATATGTTTCGTATGTAATCAACGCTGCAGCGGCTTCGCATACGTGGAAGACAGTGAGCGTCGTGACGGCTTGAAGATTGATGTACGATGTGTTTCAATTTACGATGGGTATGTCCATAAAAGTCAACCACATTCAATGCTTGTAGTTCCCGATAATTGGAGCACATGCTCGATTTGCGGAAAAGGTGGTGAGCATATGTGGAGTTTGACTGGGCAGGATGATTTATTTATGTGCTACAAGTGTGCTACTATCCCTGAACTGGCAATGCACAAATACGATGTTCATCCTTTGTCCTTACAATTCGGTGAGATGGCCAAGGGTGATTATTGGTGTGACATATGCGAGAAGATTCTAGATCCACAAAAGTGGTTCTATACGTGTGACTTGTGTTGTACCACTCTTCATATTGATTGCGTACTTGGAATGGAGCCATATATGAGGGTTGGATCCACCTTCCATTTGAAACGATTTGTATTGGAAGTTCTTTCCAACTATAGTGCTTCTCGGCCACATTGTTACACTTGTTCGTCTCGTATCAATGATCTTATCGTCTACAAGAGCAAGGATGTTtacttttgttctttaatGTGTATTAAAAAGAGTCCAAAACTCGATTCTGGCTTGTATTGGTCTAATATGTATGACTTCACTGAGCCTGATTTGCATTTGTCTAACTTTTTTCATGATGATtcttga